The Pseudomonadota bacterium genome has a window encoding:
- the rlmJ gene encoding 23S rRNA (adenine(2030)-N(6))-methyltransferase RlmJ produces MNYRHIYHAGGFSDVFKHVILTHVLLYLRGKDAPFCVLDTHAGIGVYDLDSPEALKTGEAQEGIHRLLACESHPEALKPYIEAVLAVNGGAGPVHRYPGSPALAHHFLRPGDRLVLAELHPADARTLKRLYQDDPRVATHSMDGYTALKAHLPPVEKRGAVLTDPSFEVPDEFSAMAAGLVTAWHRWPGGTYMLWYPVKERATIWRFEETLIASGIRRILKAEMLVHPEDDPFRLNGCGMIIVNPPWQLKGTLEEVLPFLCRTLAPAGQGSGSVTWLVPE; encoded by the coding sequence ATGAACTATCGCCATATCTATCACGCCGGCGGCTTTTCGGACGTTTTCAAGCATGTGATCCTGACGCATGTTCTTCTGTACCTGCGCGGAAAGGACGCGCCTTTCTGTGTCCTGGATACCCATGCCGGGATCGGCGTGTACGATCTGGACAGTCCGGAAGCCCTGAAAACCGGCGAGGCGCAGGAAGGAATCCACCGCCTGCTGGCCTGCGAGAGCCATCCCGAAGCCCTGAAGCCCTATATCGAGGCTGTCCTGGCCGTGAACGGCGGTGCAGGGCCTGTGCACCGGTATCCCGGCTCTCCGGCGCTGGCCCACCATTTCCTGCGCCCCGGAGACAGGCTGGTGCTGGCCGAGCTGCATCCGGCCGACGCCCGTACCCTGAAGCGCCTGTACCAGGACGATCCCCGGGTGGCAACCCACAGTATGGACGGCTATACGGCCCTGAAAGCCCACCTGCCGCCGGTGGAAAAGCGGGGCGCTGTCCTGACCGACCCGTCCTTTGAGGTGCCGGACGAATTTTCCGCCATGGCCGCCGGGCTGGTGACCGCCTGGCACCGCTGGCCGGGGGGAACCTATATGCTGTGGTATCCCGTCAAGGAGCGGGCCACCATATGGCGTTTCGAGGAAACCCTGATCGCCAGCGGGATCCGCCGGATCCTGAAGGCCGAGATGCTGGTCCATCCGGAGGATGATCCCTTCCGTCTCAACGGCTGTGGCATGATCATCGTCAATCCGCCCTGGCAGCTGAAGGGCACCCTGGAAGAGGTGTTGCCCTTCCTGTGCCGTACCCTGGCGCCCGCGGGGCAGGGATCGGGATCCGTCACCTGGCTGGTTCCGGAATAA